The Homo sapiens chromosome 4, GRCh38.p14 Primary Assembly genome contains the following window.
ATGTCTTATACATGGTTTGTTTGAATCAGTATCCAAACAATGTCCATAGCAGTTGAGTTTAATGTATCTGTAAAGTTTAACAGAAAATGCttcatctttttttgtgtgtgtgccatttatttgttgaagaaaccagGTCATTTGTTTTGTAAAAACCTCTCATTCTGGATTTGGCTGTTTGCATCATGGTATAGTTTAACAAGTCCCtctattttctgtaaaatggtaGTCAGAtctcataattttcttttggaaagaatATTTCATAGGTAGTACTGTGCACTTCCTGTTGCATAAGGAGACACATATTTGTCTCCACGTTTAGTGAAGACTGACTACACTGACTTCAAGTGTTGTCAGTCTGATCCATCATTACAAAGTGCTCCAACTTTTACCTAATGCTATTAGCCATTGATGACTCTTGGCTGGGTCCATTATTTCATCAAGAGTTGGAAAATgatgattttatatttctatcattATTACTAACTGGaattccataaagaaaaaaatgcctttcaTCAACTACGTGGTTACCCTGAAATACAACTCATGCCCAAAAAGCAGGATAAATGCTTGTTTCTTCATTGAAATTAATCTACTTTCAGCATGAGCTGGTATCCTATTTAACTTCCAATAGCGTGTAATGAGTCTCCCTCAACTCACTCTAACTTCTCCCTAAGGTCACCAGGTGGTTTTTACCGTAAAATCTCGCAGGGCCAGAATGGGGTAAGACAGGATGGAATtgggcaggccaaggcaggatgcaGGGATTTAGGAGAAGGGGGTACTGGGTCAGGGAAGACAGAATACCTTAAGCATGCTCTAGGAGGTGGAATCCGAGCTTTCTGAGCTGTCCTGGACGTTGGTGCTCTCCACAGACTCCTTAGGTTCTTTGCTGTCACTGCCACTTTCTTCGGTAGCCGGGTTCTTTTGCTGACAGGCCTCTTCAGAATCAGAAAGTGTGCTGCCCTGGGTCTCCTGGTtctccctggagcccaggaccACATACCCGCCCTTCTTCAGGTCCATTTGTCGTCTCAGCTCATCTGCCATCTGCGAGAGATCCCGCTTCATAGCATAAGCATCTTCCCCATCTGCATAGTATTTAGGTTCCACCTCACTAATCTGAAAGTTGAGGGTGTTAGAATAAAGGTGCAAGGCTGGCCGGTTACTCTTCCTGACGTGCAGAGACACGTATTTGGCGTTAAAGTTCTCTATCATGGCCCTGGAGGCCTGGTCCATCAGCTTCTGGGCCAGGCCGAGGCGCCGGTGTGAACGCTTCACGGCCAGTGAGGTGATATGGCCATGCGGGACATCATCTGGTTCCTCCTCCATTTTGGCCAGAACATAGCCCACAATCTTCCCGTCCTCATCCTCAGCGATGTAAGAAAGCTGGGGCCAGGAAAGGCCATGATATAAATAGTATTTCATCTGGTAGTTCTCAGGAAGGCAAAGGAGGTTGCAGTGTTGCATATTCATCAGGTCGTCTGGCTGAGCGTTGCGGATGTTCATAATGGCAGAGGGTAGGGAACCGGTTGGACTGCAGTGAACCCAGAAGAGGCTGTCGCCGACCTTAAGGGGCACTGTTTGCCTCAGGAATCGAGTCCAGGGGGCTAACACCACCGGGCTGAATCGTGTGGAGGGCGGATGGCGGGAAGGCGGAAGGAGCAGGAGATGGAAAAGATGGTGCCAAACTGCGGCTTTCAGAAGTGCGTCACTGATCCCAGCCAATGAGGTTTCGCTTCATTGTGCGTGTGCGTGCGCAGGGGttagggggtggggagagaggagttCATTGTGGTCGCCTTTGTTTTAAATAACGCGATCCattgcaattattatttttgtttcagttttaactttttgatttgGGTACATCTGaataaattttcacaaactgGAGAAACCCATATAACAGGAacttagagaaaataaagaacattgtATCCCAGAACCCCCCCTCCTGTCCCCTTCCAGTACCTGCTTCCAACATCCCAAGAATAACGATTACCTAGACTTCCGACagactttatataaatggaatcatagtgCATGCATTATTTTTGTGTCAGGTTTTTTCAGTCACTCTTTGTAAGTTTCAGCCACCTCGTGTATAGCTGAGGGTTCTTTATATTCTTCCTTGTTTGATATTCTATTGCCTAAatatgtcacaattttttttatcaaTTCTACTGTTACTGgccattttgtcattttcagtTTGGGAATAGTACCCCTAGGGTAGCTGAACATTCTAGACTTGTCTTTAGTTGGAACAAATGCATATTTATCTAGGATTAGAATTATTGGGTCATTGAATATAATGATGTTCAACTTTTATAAATACTGCCACTTTTTCAGAGTGGTTGCTCCACCTTCTCAACAGCATTTGCTATTTccccattgtttttattttagccattcttttgtaGGGGTAGAAGTATTACACTGTGGTTGTATTTGCATTGCACTGATGAGTAGTAAAGTTGAGCACTTTATATGCTTATTAGCCATACTGTGTTCTCTTTTGTAAATGGCTGCTCAgatttttttgctcatttttctacttgtgtgtctttttcacattaatttttgagttttatcaaaaatatattctgggtataagtcctttgtcagatatatttgTAATGAATATCATTCTTGTCTATTGATTGATATTTCCCTTTCTTAATGGTGATTTTTGACACCAAGCATGAATTTTAATATAGTTcaatttttccagttttaaaatttggTGGTTAATGCTTTTTGTGTTCTGTTTAATAAATCGTTGCATACTCCATGGTGACTGAAggcattcttttatattttcttctaagattgttagttttacattttatatttagatctgcAATTGACTGAAATTTAGTTTTGTGTATGCTGTAAGGTATCAGTGGACCCAATATTCTTTTCCTGTGTGGATGTACAATTCATATAGCACCATTTACACCATTTTGTGAAAAAAGATTATTATCCTTTCTTCATATTACTGCATTGTTACCTTTGTCATAAATCCTAAGTTTTATTTGtagatgcatttaaaaattttaatgtcatcttagctgggtgtggttattcatgcctgtagtctcagctacttgggaggctgaggcaggaggatcacttgaggccaggagtttaaggctgtagtgaactatgattgcatgactgcaccccagcctgggtgacagaacaagaagaAGAATAAGTAAATAATCATATGCCATCTCGATAAAGCAAGATTTGGGGTATTTAATAGTGCAAGGAAGTCACATTTTATTAGCACTACTTGCACAAATGGAATTATCTGTGTGTCTCGTACAGTCTTTCTTCCCAGTTTCCTAGCAGACCTCAGAACTCAAGTACCAAAATGAATTATGTTGTAATTAGCCAGGTCATGGATACCCTCTTAACTCATCTAGAATATGTGTGCAGCTTTCTTTCCAATGAGGGTACGCACTCCTTTAATAGCTAGAGTAACCTAGAGCCATGTGATCTGTGAAACATAGCTTGAATAGCcactatttttgttgtattttgacAATTGGCAgtatctattaatatatttttaagatttaacGTAAGCATTTTAGCTCCCTGATTTTTTGATAGGCTGTATACATTGGAAAAGTTATTCACCAGTATTATTTCCGTTCAGAAATTTCTTTCATGTTGTGCCTGACACCATGGATGGGGATCTATAATTTGTAGTGATGTAGCTCTAAAAGCATGATCCAGAAGAGTCATTTTGTTGATTCTTCTGTAGTgggttcttcttttaaaaagcatagaCTATTGAAACTTGAGTGCACTGTATTCTTTGACAGGGTTAATTTAAATGCAGCCAGGTTCATTACAGATACTATATCCTTCAACATAGAATAGTGCTGACTTAATGCTCAAGAGTTGGGCAGTATACTTGACTTATTCCAGAGTAGGCATGGTACCAAAACCAACAGTAATAAGCATGGTTTTTAATATACAATAATGTGATCTTTATTCATATAAAATCGTAGAAGGAATATGATGACAACTCCACTGTCATGGAAGAATGGTCTACCAGTTGCAATGACCACAGTAGCTaagacaaaaaatgcaaaaactggtTATATTCTGATAGGCTGTCTTCTTTTTTGACAGAGAAGTTGCTATCATATATCCTCAGCATTTGCATATTCATTTCAGCTGCAGTGGAAAGCATGGATCCAAAACTAAAACTCTGACCCTTAAGGTGGTGTTGGTAGTAAGTAGTACTTAATTTGGCCCCTCCTACTGAGGTCAAGTATAAATGTTCTCTCATGAATTACAATGTGCCTCTAATTTCTGGACTATCGATCTAGCATGTCTTGTCAAGTTTTGTATGTGGTATGTTTTTATCATAAGTAAAGGGCATTGGCAATCTTCATtaatattttgcaaaaatttaGCAAAAAGTCATCTAATAcataaatgttttgtaaatgagAGCTCCTGGAGTTCTAGTCAGGTATTATGTCATATCTATAATATTTCATGTGGAAAAAGCTCCCATCTTCCTAACTGGCTTTATATCTCATGCCTATAGGATCTAAGGGCAAGACATATGATTATTTGAGCCTGGGTTCTGCACAAATCTTAGTCAAGTTATTTTTTAACCTTATGTTTCTACATCTTATCTGTCTTTTGTATGAATTCTACATACCACTGTGGTGCtatggatgaataaataatttctatataCACTTCCTTTACAATATGACTTGCAAACTAATTTTCTTCTTACTAGTAAAAAACAAGTTTATTCCAAATATTATAAAGagtttttaaatagctttttattGCCCCCCTCACCCTGAGTAATTTTATCAGGTTTACTGTAAGAATATATTATGtacctgaaaaaaatatataacatttcctAAACACTTTCATTTGAACAACTTTTCTTCATATGTGTGAATAAACAAACCTAATACTCATAAATGACCCTAGGAATGATGGGTTAGCCATCCTTTGTGTCTTTACTGGACTTCCTAAAATGTAGGCCTGACAAATGgggaaaacataacaaaatagaCCAATTTGGAAGAATTAGAAGCATATCAACTATCTGTTATTTTTACTGTCATCTCCTTTGTCTGCCTTTCTTATTCCATGAGCCATTAAAGCAAGATGAGTATTTGTGGGTTCAAAGAAGTTTGGAAAGAAAAGGCACCCTATTAATCAGtaaggctttgtttgtttgttggcttGATTCTGTTTAATCCTGAATCTGAGGTCTAATCTTAAAGAAAGTCAAACACAGAAATAGTTTTCAGGCTcggtacagtggttcacacctgcattcccagcactttgagaggccaaggcaggaagatcgcttgagctcaggaatttgtgACCAACATGGGCAACGTGTCAGggccatgtccctgcaaatgttaaaaaaaaaaaattagccaagcatagtggtgcacacctgtgatctcagctactcaggaggctgatgtgggaggatcacttgagcccagcaggtggagactgcagtgagccgtgattgcaccactgcactccagtctgagcaacagagaaagactgtctcaaaaaaaaaaaaaaaaaaaaaagagagagtgagagtttTCAGAGGCAACTGGTTGAACCCAGAAAGGGAAAATGGCCATTACTTTGGCTCCAGTGAGAGTCAAACATTTTCTTGCTGAAGATGTTTGGAGAGCAACACCATTTATAACAGCTGTATTATAAAggaattatataacatataaaaagattATCAATAAAAGGACAAACAGACAGTTTTAATACCTACTGAGAGGATAAATTCTCATTGTTTTCTCCATTGTCTATAATCATAAACAATATCAGAGATTATAAATTCAGTCATAtagataacaaaatattttctacattctcGTGTTACTGCATATtccaaaacaacttttttttctcatgatgCCACTGTCAGGGCATGTCTATATAAATATGAgatgataattttgaaaaaaaagtttagaagttAATATTGGGTTTGAATAGTGGACAGTGATGATAGGGAACTTCCCTTCCattgaaacagaagaaaagaggCTGAGTTTAGTATAAGCCAATGGCAAACGGAGAATAATACAATTGCAGTTTGTTAAGCTAGCATTAAAATGTGATTGTGTGAATTTTTTAGTAGGTAGCTAGGCAGACGTGAGCAGGGTAAGAGAAAACCCCCCTGTCACCTGTAACCATCAGGTGACAGTCATGTGGTTGTTAAGCTGTCTCGCTAAAATGATAATTGGttgcagctggcaccagggaaaggcaggctCCTAACAGATAGGAAACACCTaaagctggtgatcagcagcttcccaataagatctctaGGAGTTGGGTGAGCAAGCTTAAGCATGTAAACTAAGGGGCAAAATGTCAGAGTTTAACTGATATATGACCTTCCTGTAGGTACACTCAACTGGTAAGGGAAAGACATCTCAAATGAGCATgtgcacaacttcagtaaacacagtGTACATGCGGCCCCTCCCAATTGCTGGCAGGCAACTGGGCCTGTGGACAGTCCACTCCAAGGAAAAAATCAAGAGAGGATAAACTACAATCCCTGAAccatgccaatgtataaaaccccaagtcaagggCCGTACAGTGCACTTGGATCTGTAACtacccaatgggttcaccttgcctgctgcctagacagagccaatttatcaagatgGGGGAATTGCGATGGAGAAACgctaattcacacagagccagctgtgaGGGAGACTAgagtttttattattactcaaatcaatctcctcAGGCATTCATAGATCAGAGATTTTATAGCTAATTTGGTGGGTTGGGGGGCAGCCAGTGAGTCAAGAGTGCTGATTAGTTGGGTTGGAgttgaaatcatagggagttgaaactgtcttcttgtgctgagtcagttcctggatgggggccacaagatcagataaGCCAGTTTAttaatctgggtggtgccagctgatccaccaagtgcagggtctgcaaaatatctcaagcactgatctcaggagcagtttagggagggtcagaatcttgtagtctccagctgcatgactcctgaaccataatttctaatcttgtgactaatttgttagtcctacaagggaagtctagtccccaggcaagaaggaggtttcttttgggaaagggctgttatcatctttgtttaaactatagaatataaactaagttcctcccaaagttagttcagcctctGCCCAGGAATGAACAGGGACAGCTGGGAGGTTAGAAACAAGATGGAGTTgattaggtcagatctctttcactgtcttcGTTATAATTTTGCACTGGTGGTTTCAGATCTCTCAAGTCatccacttggccctcttccaagtgtactttgcttccttttgtttctgctctaaagcttttttttttttttttttttttctgagacagagtcttgctctgttgcccaggctgaagtgcagtggtgtgatcttagctcactgcaacctccacctcccagattcaaatgatcctcccgcctcagcctcccaggtataaagctttttaataaactttcactcctattctaaaacttgcctcagtctctcacttTGCCATTTGCTCCTCAGCTGAATTATTTCCTCCAAGGGGGCAAGAACTGCATTGCTGCAGACCCATAAAGATTCATCACTGCTAACATCTTCAGGAGTGCTGTTAGTGTGTGGGAGATAGCTATAGTCAGAGAGGTGGGTAAGGCCAAAGTAAAGGAAGTCTCAATCACAATAGCAGCTGCAGGAAAGGCGACAAACCAGCCACTTGAGTCAGGGGAGAACTGACTTATATTAAGCAATGGGTCACTGTCTTGAACATATGTTCATACCTAAAACAGTTTCTTTGTGAAAAATGTATTGGCTCAATGATTATCAAGGAGACTTAATGCTGGAGTTCTCTACAAGGTTTCTTTTAAAGAGTAAAAAGCGTCTTCGGCTTCCTGTGACAAAGGTCATGACTCTGGAATAGTACTTTAAATTGGATGCACTTAGAATCATCATATTAGAATCATATTTAGTATACTATATCAGTAATAGCTGGCCATATGCAAGAGAGTGGACATTTGTGAAATTTGGGTGGATCTTAGGACCTTGGGATTGCTTTTTCTCTTAGGAGAAAATCTCACTTCTGAATAGGTATGAAATGTTCTAAGTGATGAATCTGAGACAGACAAAACCATATGTATTTTAGAGTTTTGTagcacaggccaggcatggtggctcatgtctgtaatcccagcactttgggaggccgagacgggtggatcacctgagatccggagtttgagaccagcctggcagcatggcaaaacctcatctctaataaaaatacaaaaattagccgggcgtggtggtgcatgtctgtaattccagttacttggaggccgaggcatgagaatcgcttgaacctgggaggtggaatttgcagtaagccaagatcgcgctactgcactacagcctgggtgacagagtgagactcagtctcaaaaaaaagaaaaaagttttgtaGCACAGAAGGTCTATACAACAAGGTTTAGGTATCTTATCTTCCAGTGAAGGAGTGGCTAGCAAGAGGCCATCAACATCTTGGATAAGGACAGATTTCCAGTGATAAAATATCTAAATCCTTTTTCCAACGTGGGAGAAGAAAGAATGGCTTTCATTATAGCCTCAAGGAATTTGCCTTAATGTAAACTGGAGGTCTACATGGCTCTTGGGTTTtactgggaaagaaaataaagtagatcAAAGAGCAGTTCgataaaatatttagcaatatcAGGGATGCAGGATAGGAAAGGGATGGGGTTATGAATGACAAAAAGAAGGTAACTCTGTAGCATGTACTGTTCAAAGAGCTTATGaaagttttagaataaaaatgaagtCACTTGTGTTAAAAACCATGAGAAATGGAGCCCAGGAAGGGCATGAAGGGAGGGTTCTCATGCAGGAATGCCTGATAATAAGAATGATCACAAAGGactatgcaaaaatcacaaccttgcacaaaggccaccACAACCTTAAAGAAAAGCAAGTGCCTTTCCAACCCCAAACTGGTGCCACTCTTGTTATTGATCCTTGTAGctaagaataattatttcaaaacaattatgtaatgcacctcatttcttctttaaaaacatctgtccttgggaggccaaggcgggcagatcacctgaggtcgggagttcaagaccagcctgaccaacatggagaaaccccatctctaccaaaaatacaaaaaattagctggatgtggtggcgcatgcttgtaattccagctacttgggaggctgaggcaggagaattgcttgaacctgggaggtagaggttgtggtgagccgagattatgccattgcactccagccttggcaacaagagtgaaactccatctcaaaaaacaaacaaacaaaaaatctgtcttattttactttactgaATATGCACATAGTTAACTATGCCACttgtattcccattgcaatgcctattcctgaataaatataattttcttttacagaGCCGCTCTCTGTCAGTTGTTTAGGTTGacaatctttaaaattttgatatatcTGCTAGGTTTCTTGCATTGCCAAGTGGATGGTAATGTGATGgattatttcagaattttcttaaaGTATCCAGGTAATTATGCATTACAGTTGATCCAAAGTAATGATCACTGTTATGTATGGGAGAGGAGCCTGGGCAGGTTTCAGAGAGACATAGCAATTGATTTGGTTCTTCCTTATCTTTTCAGATTTGACTAAAATGTCACCTTTTATGTGAAGCCTTGTCTGACTCCCTTCCCCCCTGGAAAAATGAATTGCTTCCTGATTTGTGTACCACTTCAATGTGTATCTATGTCATATGTGTATTTCATGCTGTAGTCTTAATTTCTTTGCTCTCTGTTTCTTGAAGACATGAGCCTGTCTTATGAAAATAGTTGTTTCTCTAGGGACTAGCCCATTCCATGCTGCACATTAGGTCTTGCGTGACTGCTTATAGAATACATTTGTAAATGGAGGCATAAACATATTAAGACAGGCTACACAAAACTTTTCTTCATGAAGTCCAAATAAATTGCGTAATTATACTATGTATTTCGGTGTAATAATAtccattattattgtttaaaGAATGTAGTAAGAAAATACAACGGTACTTCTGCTGCAGAACTTCTTATATTTAGCAGTGGTTTCACTAACCAAATACATTATCTACCAAATGCTAC
Protein-coding sequences here:
- the NAA11 gene encoding N-alpha-acetyltransferase 11 isoform X1 encodes the protein MNIRNAQPDDLMNMQHCNLLCLPENYQMKYYLYHGLSWPQLSYIAEDEDGKIVGYVLAKMEEEPDDVPHGHITSLAVKRSHRRLGLAQKLMDQASRAMIENFNAKYVSLHVRKSNRPALHLYSNTLNFQISEVEPKYYADGEDAYAMKRDLSQMADELRRQMDLKKGGYVVLGSRENQETQGSTLSDSEEACQQKNPATEESGSDSKEPKESVESTNVQDSSESSDSTS